In Streptomyces ambofaciens ATCC 23877, a single genomic region encodes these proteins:
- a CDS encoding cation transporter, translating to MTAQISIGIGPSPARRDVLTQRIRLLVAATITYNVIEAAVAITAGTIASSTALIGFGLDSIIEVSSAAAVAWQFSASDHAVREAREQRTLRIIAISFFALAAYVGVDAVRALAGTGEAERSVPGIVIAALSLAIMPFLSAAQRRAGRELGSASAVADSKQTLLCTYLSAVLLVGLVLNATLGWSWADPLAALVIAAIAVKEGRDAWQGKGCCATPAAAVLPAGAEQGDACGCRPGCDCCG from the coding sequence ATGACCGCCCAGATATCCATCGGCATAGGTCCCTCCCCGGCCCGCCGCGACGTCCTCACCCAGCGGATACGGCTGCTGGTCGCGGCCACCATCACCTACAACGTGATCGAGGCGGCCGTCGCGATCACCGCCGGGACGATCGCCTCCTCCACCGCCCTGATCGGCTTCGGCCTCGACTCGATCATCGAGGTCTCCTCCGCCGCCGCGGTCGCCTGGCAGTTCTCCGCCTCCGACCACGCCGTCCGCGAGGCACGCGAACAGCGCACCCTGCGGATCATCGCAATCTCGTTCTTCGCGCTCGCCGCGTACGTCGGCGTCGACGCCGTCCGCGCACTGGCCGGCACCGGCGAGGCCGAACGCTCCGTCCCGGGCATCGTCATCGCCGCCCTGTCGCTGGCGATCATGCCGTTCCTGTCCGCCGCCCAGCGCCGCGCCGGACGCGAGCTCGGCTCCGCCAGCGCGGTCGCCGATTCCAAGCAGACGCTCCTGTGCACCTACCTGTCCGCCGTGCTCCTGGTCGGCCTGGTCCTCAACGCCACCCTCGGCTGGTCCTGGGCCGACCCCCTCGCCGCCCTCGTGATCGCCGCCATCGCCGTCAAGGAAGGCCGCGACGCCTGGCAGGGCAAGGGCTGCTGCGCGACCCCGGCCGCAGCGGTACTTCCGGCCGGTGCCGAGCAGGGCGACGCATGTGGTTGCCGACCTGGCTGCGACTGCTGCGGCTGA
- a CDS encoding ArsR/SmtB family transcription factor has protein sequence MLTLAADIEVLARFGRALADPIRCRILLALREAPAHPADLADTLDISRTRLSNHLACLRDCGLVVAVPVGRRTRYELADERLGHALDDLRTAVVAVEADKTCADADEKGCC, from the coding sequence GTGCTGACTCTTGCTGCCGACATCGAGGTGCTGGCGCGGTTCGGCCGCGCCCTCGCCGACCCGATCCGCTGCCGGATCCTCCTCGCCCTGCGCGAGGCCCCGGCCCACCCGGCCGACCTCGCCGACACCCTGGACATCTCCCGGACCCGGCTGTCGAACCACCTGGCGTGTCTGCGCGACTGCGGCCTGGTCGTCGCGGTGCCAGTTGGCCGCCGCACCCGCTACGAGCTCGCCGACGAACGCCTCGGGCACGCGCTGGACGACCTGCGCACCGCCGTGGTGGCCGTTGAGGCCGACAAGACCTGTGCCGACGCGGACGAGAAGGGCTGCTGTTGA
- a CDS encoding zinc-dependent alcohol dehydrogenase family protein: MHRVVRFHQTGGPEVLHLEEAPVPEPGPGEVLIRTRALGLNRAESMFRLGQYGTDPVFPSGIGYEAAGVVEALGDGVRGLSVGEAVSVVPSFTMTDYGVHGEAVLAPAHAVVAHPERLSFEEAASVWMQFITAYGGLVDLAGVRPGDTVLVSAASSSVGLAAIQVAHKAGARAIALTRTGAKRRQLLDAGADEVIATAEEDVPARVRELTDGQGARIIFDPVGGTALADLVTAAAHEAHLVLYGVLDRTPTPLNVGEVLFKHLTIRGFELFEITTDDRRRAEAVAFVADGLAKGELTPTIDKTFPLEDIAEAHRYLEAGGQVGKIVVTVPGA, encoded by the coding sequence ATGCACCGCGTCGTCCGTTTCCATCAGACCGGCGGACCCGAAGTCCTGCATCTGGAGGAGGCCCCCGTGCCCGAGCCCGGGCCGGGTGAGGTCCTGATCCGGACCCGGGCGCTGGGCCTGAACCGGGCGGAGTCGATGTTCCGGCTCGGCCAGTACGGCACCGATCCCGTCTTCCCCTCCGGCATCGGCTACGAGGCGGCCGGAGTGGTCGAGGCTCTCGGTGACGGCGTGCGCGGGCTGAGCGTGGGTGAGGCGGTCAGCGTGGTGCCGTCGTTCACCATGACCGACTATGGCGTGCACGGGGAGGCGGTTCTCGCCCCCGCCCACGCGGTCGTCGCCCACCCCGAGCGGCTCTCCTTCGAGGAGGCGGCCTCGGTGTGGATGCAGTTCATCACCGCCTACGGCGGTCTGGTCGACCTCGCGGGCGTCCGCCCCGGCGACACCGTCCTGGTCTCCGCGGCCTCCAGCAGCGTCGGCCTCGCCGCCATCCAGGTCGCTCACAAGGCCGGCGCCCGCGCCATCGCCCTGACCCGCACCGGAGCCAAGCGCCGGCAGCTCCTGGACGCCGGCGCGGACGAGGTCATCGCCACCGCCGAGGAGGACGTTCCCGCCCGGGTGCGGGAGCTGACCGACGGCCAGGGCGCCCGCATCATCTTCGACCCGGTCGGCGGCACGGCTCTGGCCGACCTCGTCACCGCCGCCGCCCACGAGGCCCACCTCGTCCTCTACGGCGTCCTCGACCGCACCCCCACCCCGCTCAACGTCGGTGAGGTCCTTTTCAAGCACCTCACCATCCGGGGGTTCGAACTCTTCGAGATCACCACCGACGACCGGCGCCGCGCCGAAGCGGTCGCCTTCGTGGCCGACGGCCTCGCCAAGGGCGAGCTGACCCCCACCATCGACAAGACCTTCCCCCTGGAGGACATCGCCGAGGCCCACCGGTACCTGGAAGCCGGCGGACAGGTCGGCAAGATCGTCGTCACCGTTCCCGGCGCCTGA
- a CDS encoding ArsR/SmtB family transcription factor, with protein sequence MDHPDLAQVDLQQVMEALVDPVRRTVVSQLVRKGEDMSCGTFEAPVSVSTLTHHFNVLREAGVIRQYYVGVTKMNTLRADEMEERFPGLLSAVIAACAAEAGSNVE encoded by the coding sequence GTGGATCATCCCGACCTCGCCCAGGTGGATCTCCAGCAGGTGATGGAGGCGCTGGTGGACCCGGTGCGCCGGACGGTGGTCTCCCAGCTCGTGCGCAAGGGCGAGGACATGAGCTGTGGCACGTTCGAGGCACCGGTCTCCGTCTCCACGCTCACCCACCACTTCAACGTGCTGCGCGAAGCGGGAGTGATCCGGCAGTACTACGTGGGCGTGACCAAGATGAACACGCTGCGCGCCGACGAGATGGAGGAGCGGTTCCCCGGCCTACTCTCGGCCGTGATCGCGGCCTGCGCGGCGGAGGCCGGCTCGAACGTCGAGTGA
- a CDS encoding alpha/beta fold hydrolase, producing the protein MWDRQVPELAQQWRVFRFDLPGHGGAPAHPSGSVAELTTRLLATLDGLGVQRFGYAGCAFGGAVGIELALRHPERLASLALIAASPRFGTADEFRQRGVIVRTNGLDPIARSAPERWFTGGFAAAQPAITEWAVQMVRTTDPGCYIAACEALAAFDVRGELGQVGVPTLVLVGSDDQVTGPAEARTLVAGIPDSRLAVVPGASHLVPVEQPAAVTDLLVRHFGTAWQTAHDASTGQIAVPAARATTAAAQPVGPAAHAVVPGAAPVAPGLSAAPVQPAMAPPPQAAAPIAEIAPPAVPPQVPAQGRPDPYDAGLKVRREVLGDAHVDQALAQADEFSGDFQELLTRYAWGEIWDRPGLDRRTRSCITLTALVAGGHLEELAPHLRAALRNGLTPGEIKEVLLQAAVYCGTPAASRAFRVAQQVVREETTPPE; encoded by the coding sequence ATGTGGGACCGGCAGGTGCCCGAGCTGGCGCAGCAGTGGCGGGTCTTCCGGTTCGACCTGCCCGGGCACGGGGGCGCCCCCGCACATCCGTCGGGCTCGGTCGCCGAGCTCACCACGCGTCTGCTGGCCACGCTCGACGGACTCGGCGTGCAGCGCTTCGGCTACGCCGGCTGTGCGTTCGGCGGCGCCGTCGGCATCGAGCTGGCCCTGCGGCACCCCGAGCGCCTCGCCTCCCTCGCGCTGATCGCGGCGTCGCCGCGGTTCGGAACGGCCGACGAGTTCCGCCAGCGCGGCGTGATCGTCCGTACCAACGGACTCGACCCCATCGCCCGCAGCGCGCCGGAGCGCTGGTTCACCGGCGGGTTCGCCGCCGCCCAGCCGGCGATCACCGAGTGGGCCGTGCAGATGGTGCGGACCACCGACCCCGGCTGCTACATCGCCGCCTGCGAGGCGCTCGCCGCGTTCGACGTGCGCGGTGAACTCGGGCAGGTCGGCGTCCCGACCCTGGTCCTCGTCGGCTCCGACGACCAGGTCACCGGCCCCGCCGAGGCCCGTACGCTGGTCGCCGGCATCCCGGACTCCCGCCTCGCCGTCGTCCCCGGCGCCTCCCACCTGGTTCCGGTCGAGCAGCCCGCAGCCGTCACCGACCTGCTGGTCCGGCATTTCGGCACCGCCTGGCAGACCGCCCACGACGCCTCCACCGGCCAGATCGCCGTCCCGGCCGCCCGCGCCACGACGGCCGCCGCCCAGCCCGTCGGGCCCGCCGCCCACGCCGTCGTCCCCGGGGCCGCACCCGTCGCGCCCGGCCTCTCCGCCGCCCCCGTCCAGCCGGCCATGGCCCCGCCACCCCAGGCGGCCGCGCCCATCGCCGAGATCGCCCCGCCCGCCGTGCCGCCGCAGGTCCCGGCGCAGGGGCGGCCCGACCCCTACGACGCGGGGCTCAAGGTGCGCCGGGAAGTGCTCGGCGACGCGCACGTCGACCAGGCGCTGGCGCAGGCCGACGAGTTCTCCGGGGACTTCCAGGAGCTCCTCACCCGGTACGCCTGGGGCGAGATCTGGGACCGTCCGGGCCTGGACCGGCGCACCCGCAGCTGCATCACCCTCACCGCCCTGGTCGCCGGCGGCCACCTGGAGGAACTCGCGCCGCACCTGCGGGCCGCACTGCGCAACGGCCTCACTCCGGGAGAGATCAAGGAAGTGCTGCTGCAAGCGGCCGTCTACTGCGGCACACCCGCCGCGAGCAGGGCTTTCCGAGTGGCGCAGCAGGTCGTCCGCGAGGAGACCACGCCGCCGGAGTGA
- a CDS encoding MBL fold metallo-hydrolase: MKLTKKSHACVRLEKDGRTLVLDPGAFSEEDAALGADALLVTHEHPDHFDEPRLRAAMEKNPAAEIWTLKSVAEKISAAFPGRVHTVGHGDTFTAAGFDVQVHGELHAVIHPDIPRVTNVGFLVDGGKVFHPGDALTVPDRPVETLMLPVMAPWNKISEVIDYVREVKPQRAYDIHDALLTDLARPIYDRQIGELGGSEHLRLTPGESARV, from the coding sequence ATGAAGCTGACCAAGAAGTCGCACGCCTGCGTCCGCCTGGAGAAGGACGGGCGGACGCTCGTCCTGGACCCCGGCGCGTTCAGCGAGGAGGACGCCGCCCTCGGCGCGGACGCCCTGCTCGTCACCCACGAGCACCCCGACCACTTCGACGAGCCGCGGCTGCGTGCCGCGATGGAGAAGAACCCGGCCGCCGAGATCTGGACCCTGAAGTCGGTCGCGGAGAAGATCTCGGCGGCGTTCCCGGGCCGCGTGCACACCGTCGGACACGGCGACACCTTCACCGCCGCCGGGTTCGACGTGCAGGTCCACGGCGAGCTGCACGCGGTGATCCACCCGGACATCCCCCGCGTGACCAACGTCGGCTTCCTCGTCGACGGCGGCAAGGTCTTCCACCCCGGCGACGCCCTCACCGTCCCCGACCGGCCGGTCGAGACGCTGATGCTCCCCGTCATGGCGCCCTGGAACAAGATCTCCGAGGTCATCGACTACGTCCGCGAGGTGAAGCCGCAGCGCGCCTACGACATCCACGACGCCCTGCTCACCGACCTGGCCCGGCCGATCTACGACCGTCAGATCGGCGAGCTCGGCGGCTCGGAGCACCTGCGGCTGACCCCGGGGGAGTCCGCGCGCGTGTGA
- a CDS encoding exodeoxyribonuclease III, whose amino-acid sequence MRIATWNVNSITARLPRLLAWLESSGTDVLCLQEAKVAEEQFPFDELREKGYEAAVHATGRWNGVAVLSRVGLEDVVKGLPGDPGYDGIQEPRAISATCGPVRVWSVYVPNGREVEHPHYAYKLQWFEALRAAVEGDAAGDRPFAVMGDYNVAPTDEDVYDRAAFEGSTHVTPAERAALASLRGTGLTDVVPRPLKYDHPFTYWDYRQLCFPKNRGMRIDLVYGNEPFAKAVTDSYVDREERKGKGASDHAPVVVDLDV is encoded by the coding sequence ATGCGCATCGCCACCTGGAACGTGAACTCGATCACCGCCCGCCTGCCGAGGCTGCTCGCCTGGCTGGAGAGCAGCGGCACCGACGTGCTGTGCCTCCAGGAGGCCAAGGTCGCCGAGGAGCAGTTCCCCTTCGACGAGCTGCGGGAGAAGGGCTACGAGGCGGCGGTCCACGCCACCGGCAGGTGGAACGGCGTGGCGGTGCTCTCCCGCGTAGGCCTCGAGGACGTGGTCAAGGGGCTGCCCGGCGACCCCGGCTACGACGGGATCCAGGAGCCCCGCGCCATCTCCGCCACCTGCGGCCCGGTCCGCGTCTGGTCGGTGTACGTGCCGAACGGGCGCGAGGTGGAGCACCCGCACTACGCCTACAAGCTCCAGTGGTTCGAGGCCCTGCGTGCCGCCGTCGAGGGTGACGCCGCCGGTGACCGTCCCTTCGCGGTGATGGGCGACTACAACGTCGCGCCGACGGACGAGGACGTCTACGACCGCGCCGCCTTCGAGGGCTCCACCCACGTCACCCCCGCCGAGCGCGCCGCCCTCGCCTCCCTGCGCGGCACCGGCCTGACCGACGTGGTCCCGCGCCCCCTGAAGTACGACCACCCCTTCACCTACTGGGACTACCGGCAGCTCTGCTTCCCCAAGAACCGCGGTATGCGCATCGACCTGGTGTACGGCAACGAGCCCTTCGCCAAGGCCGTCACCGACTCCTACGTCGACCGCGAGGAGCGCAAGGGCAAGGGCGCCTCGGACCATGCACCGGTCGTGGTGGACCTGGACGTGTAG
- a CDS encoding DUF6278 family protein: MNIPFLGRRREDPRVHDAEGIGELLADCDLLRSQASREGVRLDDSAASLEQLDQVLPRWRSDEEILNWLGNDAGLYLGTVIVRTVPGAAWSIRADGQPVVRLASGREFDVVASGHEWAADGVPELSQLYGEVAET, encoded by the coding sequence ATGAACATCCCCTTCCTGGGCCGGCGGCGCGAAGACCCCCGCGTCCACGACGCCGAGGGCATCGGTGAGCTGCTCGCCGACTGCGACCTGCTGCGCTCACAGGCGTCGCGGGAGGGTGTCCGGCTCGACGACTCGGCGGCGTCCCTGGAGCAGCTGGACCAGGTGCTGCCCCGCTGGCGGAGCGACGAGGAGATCCTGAACTGGCTCGGCAACGACGCCGGTCTGTACCTCGGCACCGTGATCGTGCGCACCGTGCCCGGCGCCGCCTGGTCCATCCGGGCCGACGGTCAGCCGGTCGTCCGGCTCGCCTCCGGCCGGGAGTTCGACGTGGTGGCGTCCGGCCACGAGTGGGCGGCGGACGGGGTGCCCGAGCTCTCGCAGCTGTACGGCGAAGTCGCGGAGACGTGA
- the ggt gene encoding gamma-glutamyltransferase translates to MRRPVARNLTVLAVSAAVVSVGAAAPPAAQSRPVAPKTPVAVGHGGAVASVDPDASAAGIEVLRKGGNAVDAAVATAAALGVTEPYSAGIGGGGYFVYYDAKSRTVRTIDGRETAPLTADEKLFTENGKPIPFAEAVSSGLAVGTPGTPATWQSALDRWGSRKLGSVLAPAERLARNGFTVDDTFRSQTAANEQRFRYFPDTAELFLPGGELPVVGSTFKNPDLARTYEELSRKGVGALYRGELGEDVVATVNEPPVDPGSGWNARPGDLSAEDLAAYEATFQKPTRTSYRGLGVYSIAPSSSGGTTVGEALNILERTDLSTASKARYLHRFIEASRIAFADRGRWVGDPAFEDVPTEELLAQRYADSRACLIKDDAVLTSPLAPGDPRHPAPCAGGGTAAPTTYEGENTTHLTVADKWGNVVAYTLTIEQTGGSGITVPGRGFLLNNELTDFSFAPANPAVHDPNLPGPGKRPRSSIAPTIVLDRHHRPVVAVGSPGGATIITTVLQTLTGFLDRGLPLVDAIAAPRASQRNAAQTELEPGLYDSGVRADLEALGHSFKLNPEIGAATGVQRLPDGRWLAAAEKERRGGGSAMVVRPAR, encoded by the coding sequence ATGCGTCGCCCTGTCGCACGGAATCTGACGGTCCTGGCGGTCTCTGCCGCCGTGGTGTCGGTGGGGGCGGCAGCGCCACCCGCCGCCCAGAGCAGGCCCGTCGCCCCGAAGACCCCGGTCGCCGTCGGACACGGCGGTGCGGTCGCCAGCGTCGACCCGGACGCCTCGGCCGCCGGCATCGAGGTCCTGCGCAAGGGCGGCAACGCCGTCGACGCGGCCGTGGCCACCGCCGCCGCGCTCGGCGTCACCGAGCCCTACTCGGCCGGCATCGGGGGAGGGGGGTACTTCGTCTACTACGACGCCAAGTCCCGCACGGTGCGCACCATCGACGGCCGGGAGACCGCACCGCTCACCGCCGACGAGAAGCTCTTCACGGAGAACGGGAAGCCCATCCCCTTCGCCGAGGCCGTCAGCAGCGGCCTCGCCGTCGGCACCCCGGGCACGCCCGCCACCTGGCAGAGCGCCCTCGACCGGTGGGGCAGCCGGAAGCTCGGCTCCGTCCTCGCGCCCGCCGAGCGTCTGGCCCGGAACGGCTTCACCGTCGACGACACCTTCCGCTCCCAGACCGCCGCCAACGAACAGCGGTTCCGCTACTTCCCGGACACCGCCGAGCTGTTCCTGCCCGGCGGTGAACTCCCGGTCGTGGGCTCCACGTTCAAGAACCCGGACCTGGCGCGCACCTACGAGGAGCTGAGCCGCAAGGGCGTCGGCGCCCTCTACCGCGGCGAGCTCGGCGAGGACGTCGTCGCCACCGTCAACGAGCCGCCCGTCGACCCCGGCTCCGGCTGGAACGCCCGCCCCGGCGACTTGTCCGCCGAGGACCTCGCGGCCTACGAGGCCACGTTCCAAAAGCCCACCCGGACCTCGTACCGCGGTCTGGGCGTCTACTCCATCGCACCCTCCTCCTCCGGAGGCACCACGGTCGGCGAGGCCCTCAACATCCTGGAGCGGACCGACCTCTCCACGGCGAGCAAGGCCCGCTACCTGCACCGCTTCATCGAGGCGAGCCGCATCGCGTTCGCCGACCGCGGGCGCTGGGTCGGTGACCCCGCCTTCGAGGACGTACCGACCGAGGAACTGCTGGCGCAGCGGTACGCCGACTCCCGCGCGTGCCTGATCAAGGACGACGCGGTCCTCACCAGTCCTCTCGCGCCCGGGGACCCCCGGCACCCGGCCCCCTGCGCGGGCGGTGGAACGGCGGCGCCGACGACGTACGAGGGCGAGAACACCACGCACCTCACGGTCGCCGACAAGTGGGGGAACGTCGTCGCCTACACGCTCACCATCGAGCAGACCGGCGGCAGCGGCATCACCGTGCCCGGTCGCGGCTTCCTGCTCAACAACGAGCTGACGGACTTCTCCTTCGCCCCCGCCAACCCGGCCGTCCACGACCCGAACCTGCCCGGGCCCGGCAAGCGCCCGCGATCCTCGATCGCGCCGACGATCGTCCTGGACCGGCACCACCGGCCGGTCGTGGCGGTCGGTTCGCCCGGCGGCGCCACCATCATCACCACCGTGCTCCAGACGCTCACCGGCTTCCTCGACCGCGGCCTCCCGCTCGTCGACGCGATCGCCGCACCGCGCGCCAGCCAGCGCAACGCCGCGCAGACCGAGCTCGAACCCGGCCTGTACGACAGCGGCGTGCGGGCGGACCTGGAGGCGCTCGGGCACTCCTTCAAGCTCAACCCGGAGATCGGCGCGGCGACCGGTGTGCAGCGGCTGCCGGACGGCAGGTGGCTGGCCGCCGCCGAGAAGGAACGACGCGGCGGCGGCTCGGCGATGGTGGTGCGGCCCGCGCGCTGA